A single genomic interval of uncultured Sunxiuqinia sp. harbors:
- a CDS encoding 1-acyl-sn-glycerol-3-phosphate acyltransferase: MRRICKLLLRLWGWKTVNGVMPHKKAIIIGVPHTSAWDFIISYLYYTSAGGVANVVIKKEFFFWPLGYFLRKMGAIPIDRSKGVTVVKQVINEMNSCEVMHLAITPEGTRKANKHWKAGFHAIAKATGATVYMGFFDFGRKEVGWLETLELTDDAQADIERMKAYYRKKGVIGKHPGHFTAEE; this comes from the coding sequence GAACGGTGTAATGCCCCATAAAAAGGCCATTATCATTGGTGTTCCACATACGAGTGCTTGGGATTTTATAATCTCCTATTTGTATTACACATCCGCTGGAGGAGTGGCCAACGTTGTCATTAAAAAGGAATTTTTCTTTTGGCCTTTGGGCTATTTTCTTCGAAAAATGGGAGCCATCCCGATTGACCGCTCCAAAGGAGTAACAGTGGTGAAGCAGGTTATCAATGAAATGAACAGCTGCGAAGTGATGCATTTGGCTATTACGCCAGAAGGAACCCGCAAGGCTAATAAACACTGGAAAGCCGGTTTTCATGCAATTGCTAAGGCAACAGGAGCAACCGTTTATATGGGATTTTTTGACTTCGGACGAAAAGAAGTTGGGTGGTTGGAGACCTTAGAGTTGACCGATGATGCTCAAGCTGACATTGAACGAATGAAAGCCTATTACCGTAAAAAAGGAGTGATTGGGAAACATCCTGGTCATTTCACAGCCGAAGAATAG